One Microcaecilia unicolor chromosome 8, aMicUni1.1, whole genome shotgun sequence DNA window includes the following coding sequences:
- the LOC115476226 gene encoding inositol 1,4,5-trisphosphate receptor-interacting protein-like 2 produces MSGYSLNVRVFWPLLTCLCTALWCLYHALRRERAGVGGEREPDLDSGTARLCQLSLFFLLCYFLVKQCCSGGGRLAPPTATSAPGACGPEARAEQERERGARRAALLRAYYAQRVRLSPHVLGHSKAHVSKIVGELVQTGKAEARGGCGSLAFRGDFVQIGSAYEQHKVGSPDCFDILVPLKLPPSLKPEPVFAGAPLRGGGALCGLQIARGSECAKDFRSFGDSFGVDVQGRRRLSSALVLKWFHWKVQRCLAVIKYQFQDRCHIALVVCNDRLVLKILPRSDYVCCHISMAVRLIPAVHVGDATFLIAQPWAETELLVPGLKLEAMWGINCSKQEQRLLGWFKEQTPARSCHLKCLQMVKALRDLNCKTFAPRFSAQWRAVLSSYTLKTALFYLLLRGPWEAWEESCLAERLEDFFLFFRECLHKQTLMHFFLGNSGVPDVVTMPKALKDAPAVNLLAGFEARTLDLVSFQLLNTWNQIPQLLTVNGNPRYLVKSPTSCKSTSFC; encoded by the coding sequence ATGTCCGGTTACTCGCTGAATGTGCGCGTCTTCTGGCCGCTGCTGACCTGCCTGTGCACCGCGCTCTGGTGCCTCTACCACGCCCTGAGGAGAGAGCGAGCCGGGGTCGGCGGCGAGCGAGAGCCCGACCTGGACTCGGGCACGGCGCGCCTCTGCCAGCTGTCGCTCTTCTTCCTGCTCTGCTACTTTCTCGTCAAGCAatgctgcagcggcggcggccgGCTCGCGCCGCCAACAGCAACCTCTGCGCCCGGCGCGTGCGGTCCGGAGGCGCGCGCCGAGCAGGAGCGCGAGCGCGGAGCCCGCCGGGCTGCCTTGCTGCGGGCGTACTACGCGCAGCGCGTGCGCCTCTCGCCGCACGTGCTGGGCCACAGCAAGGCGCACGTGAGCAAGATCGTGGGCGAGCTGGTGCAGACGGGCAAAGCCGAGGCGCGGGGCGGCTGCGGCAGCCTGGCCTTCCGCGGCGACTTCGTGCAGATCGGCAGCGCCTACGAGCAGCACAAGGTGGGCAGCCCCGACTGCTTCGACATCCTGGTACCTCTCAAGCTACCGCCCAGCCTCAAGCCGGAGCCCGTGTTCGCCGGGGCCCCGCTCCGCGGAGGCGGCGCCCTGTGCGGGCTGCAAATTGCGCGCGGATCGGAGTGCGCCAAGGACTTCCGGAGCTTCGGCGACAGTTTCGGCGTGGACGTGCAAGGGAGGCGCCGCCTCTCCTCCGCCCTGGTGCTCAAGTGGTTCCACTGGAAAGTGCAGCGCTGCCTGGCGGTCATCAAGTACCAGTTCCAGGACAGGTGCCACATCGCGCTGGTCGTGTGCAATGACAGGCTGGTCCTCAAAATCCTGCCCAGATCCGATTACGTCTGCTGCCACATCTCGATGGCTGTTCGCCTGATCCCCGCTGTGCACGTGGGCGATGCCACCTTCCTTATCGCCCAGCCCTGGGCCGAAACCGAACTGCTGGTACCTGGTTTGAAACTGGAAGCCATGTGGGGGATCAATTGCTCCAAGCAGGAGCAGAGGTTGCTCGGTTGGTTCAAGGAGCAAACGCCGGCCAGGTCGTGCCACCTCAAGTGTCTGCAAATGGTCAAGGCCCTGCGCGATTTGAACTGCAAGACCTTTGCGCCTCGTTTTTCCGCGCAGTGGAGGGCCGTCCTCTCCTCCTACACCCTCAAAACGGCGCTTTTCTACCTGCTTCTGAGGGGTCCCTGGGAAGCCTGGGAGGAGAGTTGCCTTGCAGAAAGGCTGGAGGACTTTTTCCTGTTTTTCAGGGAGTGTTTACACAAGCAGACGCTTATGCATTTCTTTTTGGGGAACAGCGGGGTCCCAGATGTTGTGACTATGCCGAAGGCATTGAAAGATGCGCCAGCGGTGAATCTGCTGGCAGGTTTTGAGGCGCGCACTTTAGATTTAGTCTCATTCCAGCTCCTTAACACGTGGAATCAGATTCCTCAGTTGTTAACAGTAAATGGAAATCCGAGGTACTTGGTGAAAAGCCCCACTTCTTGTAAAAGCACCAGTTTCTGCTGA